The genomic DNA ATCTTGAGTGTGACGCAACGGGCCCTAATGCACGTGGCCCAACCGGTTGCGGCTAGTTCAGAAGGTGTGGTGGTTGCGTTTGACTATGCGTTTGTTTATCAAAAAGCGATTGATGATCAGACCTTGATTGACGCACTCGGAAATGGCTTGGATCGGCTGATGGGCCAGGCGCCCAAGATTATTTGCGTGCCCAAAGAACAGTGGCCGCAAATTCGTAAGGATTATCTGGCCACTCACCAGCCGGGCGGGGCAACACCAGAGCAACAAGCACCGGCCAAAGAACCGGTCGTTGAAGAAGCTAAGAACATGTTTGGCGACTTAGTTGAAGTACAGCCAGACTAAAGACGAAAGGAACTGATAATTATGATGCGTGGAATGGGCAATATGCAAAGTATGATGAAACAAATGAAGAAGATGCAGGCACAAATGACAGCCGAACAAGCGGCTTTAAATGAACAAACCTTCACGGGGGCGGCCCCAGATGACATGGTCAAAGTCACCTTTACTGGCGATAAAAAGATGAAGGACATCACGATTAATCCTGATGCCGTTGATCCTGATGATGTGGATATGTTACAGGACTTAGTCGTTGCTGCCGTGAATGACGCGTTGACTAAGGTCGATGAACAGACACAGAGTACGATGGGGAAATATACTAAGGGATTACAGTAAAAATGAGGTAAGCACATGCAGTATCCAGAACCAATTGCTAAGTTGATTGATAGTTATATGAAGTTGCCCGGCATTGGTGGCAAGACTGCGACGCGGCTGGCGTTTTATACAATTGATATGAACGGTGATGACGTCACTGAGTTCGCTAAGTCGCTGATTGCGGCCAAACGGGACCTGCATTT from Lactiplantibacillus paraplantarum includes the following:
- a CDS encoding YbaB/EbfC family nucleoid-associated protein encodes the protein MMRGMGNMQSMMKQMKKMQAQMTAEQAALNEQTFTGAAPDDMVKVTFTGDKKMKDITINPDAVDPDDVDMLQDLVVAAVNDALTKVDEQTQSTMGKYTKGLQ